From the genome of Streptomyces xanthophaeus:
GGCGGCCGGGATGGCGTCGGCCAGGCGGTCGAGGACCGCCGCGGCCTGCTCGTCGGTCAGGGTCAGCGGGGGAAGGAGGCGCACCACCGCGCCGTGGCGGCCGCCGAGCTCGACGATCAGGCCGCGGTCCAGGCACTCCTGGCGGACGGCGGCGGCGAGGGACGGTGCGGCGGCCCCGGTGTCGGGGTCGACGAGTTCGAGGCCGATCATCAGGCCCCGGCCGCGTACCTCTCCGATGCAGGGATGGCCGCAGGCCAGGCCGCGCAGGGCCGCCAGCATCCGTTCCCCCAGGGCGGCGGCGCGCTCCGCGAGCCGGTTCTCGCGGACGAAGGCGAGCGTGGCGGCGCCGGCGGCCATGGCGAGCTGGTTGCCGCGGAAGGTACCCGCGTGCGCGCCGGGGGCCCAGACGTCCAGGCCGGCCCGGTACACGATCACGGCGAGCGGCAGGCTTCCGCCGATCGCCTTGGAGAGGACCATGACGTCGGGCACGACCCCGGCGTGGTCGACTCCCCAGAAGGCACCGGTCCGGCCGACGCCCGTCTGCACCTCGTCGGCGATCAGCGGGATCCCCCGCGCCGCGGTGATCTCGCGCATCCTCCGCAGCCAGGCGTCCGGGGCGGGGATCACCCCGCCTTCGCCCTGCACGGGTTCGACGATCATGCCGGCGGGGGCGGGCACCCCGCCCTTCGGGTCGTCCAGCAGGTTCTCCGTCCAGCGCGCGGAGAGTTCGGCTCCCTCGGGGCCGCCGACGCCGAACGGGCAGCGGAGGTCCTGCGGGTACGGCAGCCGGGTCACCCGTACCCCGGTGGCACCTCCCGACGCGTCCAGGGCCCCGGCGGTCATGCCGTGGTAGGCACCGGTGAAGGCGAGCAGCCCGGGGCGTCCGGTCGCGGTGCGCACCAGTTTGAGGGCGGCCTCCACGGCGTCCGTACCGGCCGGTCCGCAGAACTGGATGCGCGCGTCGGCGGCCAGCGCGGGCGGCAGGTTGGCGAACAGCTCGGTGGTGAAGGCGTCCTTGACGGGGGTCGCGAGGTCCAGCACGTGCAGCGGGGCGCCCGAGTCGAGGACACCGCGGATGGCTTCGAGCACCACCGGGTGGTTGTGCCCGAGGGCGAGCGAGCCGGCGCCGGAGAGGCAGTCGAGGTAACGCCGCCCGTCGGCGCCCTCGATGGTCAGCCCGCGGGCCCGGACCGGGACGATGGGCAGCGAGCGCGCGTACGTCCGGGCGGCGGACTCCCGCTGCGCCTGTCTGCGCAGGATGCCCTCGGGGGCGGCGGAACCCCCCGGTCCACCGCTCACACCCGGACGGTTCGGATTGACCGGGGCGTTCGGGATGTTCGGGGCGTCCGGAACCGATCCCCGGCTTCCCTGCGGAGGCACTTGAGGCGGGATCTCTGTCGCGGCCGCCGCCGCGGCCGGCTCGGTGACAGCCACGAGTGTCGGTCCTCCCGCACTGATTGCACTTCCGGATTGCGTCTCGAACATGAACGCTGCTCCCCCATCCCCCGTACGTACCAACGACGGTGACGGCGAGGGATCACGGGTTGACTCAAGATCCTTGTCCCGCAAGGGGAGAACGCCAGGAACCGCAGCCCCGGCCTGTGTCGTCCTCGGCGACAGCGGCATAGTGGGGGGCTACTCCACTCCTCGAACTCCCAGGGGGACCAACGACATGCGACCGAACCGACCGGTCACCGCGATTCTGTGCGCGGCCACGCTCGCGCTGACCGCGGCTGCCTGCGGCCCCGGCGACGGGGAGGCCGGCGGCGACGCCAAGCCGACCGTGGCCGGGAGCCTGCCGGGCCAGGATGCGATCAAGATCCCGGACCAGCTCAAGGACAAGCTCAAGGAGCACGGAATAGACCTGGAGAAGTGGAAGGGGGGTGAGTGGAAGAACTGGAAGCAGGAGGACTGGCTCCGCGAGGCGGGCGACTACATCAACCCGGTCATCGAAGGCCTGTGGGACCCGGACCGCATGCGTGACGCCGAGCAGCCGCAGCGCCCGGCCGTCGACCCTGACGCGGGCAAGGACCAGGGCGTCACCGACCCGACCCCGGCCCCGGTGGCGGCCAAGCAGGCCGCCCCGCCCTACCACACGAGCGTTCCGGCGTCCGGCAAGGTGTTCTTCGACGGCCCCGAGGGCTCGATGGTCTGCTCGGCGACCGTGATCAAGGACCCGGCCCACCCCGGCAAGTCCAACATGGTCTGGACCGCGGGCCACTGCGTCCACGCGGGCAAGGCCGGCGGCTGGTACCGCAACATCGCCTTCGTCCCGTCCTACAACAACGCGGGCAAGCCGGCGGCGCAGCTCAAGGGCGCGCCCCGCGAGACGGTGGCCCCGTACGGCGTCTGGTGGAGCGACTGGGCGCAGACCTCCGACCAGTGGATCGCGACCGGCGGTCCGACCGGCGGCGCTGGTGCCCCGTACGACTTCGCGGTGCTGCACGTGGCGCCCGAGAAGGGCAGCAAGAAGTCCCTGGAGGAGACGGTCGGTTCGGCGCTCCCGGTGGAGTTCAACGCGCAGGCCGTGCCGAAGGTCGCGAGCATCACGGCGACCGGCTACCCGGCGGCGGCTCCCTTCGACGGCCAGCGCGCCTTCCAGTGCACGGACAGGCCGGGCCGGCTGTCCCTGAACGCGAACGACCCGGTGATGTACCGCATCGGCTGCACCATGACCGGCGGTGCCTCCGGTGGCGGCTGGGTCACGGCGGGCTCCGACGGCAAGCCGGCGCTGGTGTCGAACACCTCGATCGGCCCGGCCAAGGCGGGCTGGCTGGCCGGACCCCGGCTGGGTCCGGAGGCGAAGGGCATCTTCGACGCCGTCAGCGCCAAGTTCAAGTAGTTCGAGCGGTTCGAGTAGCCCCGGACCCTGAGCATGACCGAACGGCTGAGGCCCCCCTGCACCGCAGGGGGGCCTCAGCCGTCACACCGTCAAGCTCTCAAGCCGTCGGGCACGCTCGCACACTCAGCGCTTCGCCAGCGCGTACGGCGCCAGGTCCGCCGCCAGTTCCTGGTGGACCCGCGCCTTGAGCAGGGTGCCGTCCGGGGTGTGCTCCTCGGAGATCACCTCGCCCTCGGCGTGCGCCTTGGCGACCAGCGAGCCGCGCGTGTACGGCACCATGGCCTCCACCTCGACCTCGGGCCGCGGCAGCTCGGAGTCGATGAGCGCGAGGAGTTCCTCGATGCCCATGCCCGTCCGCGCCGAGACGGCGATGGAGTGCCGCTCGATCCGCAGCAGCCGCTGCAGGACGAGCGGATCCGCGGCGTCCGCCTTGTTGATCACGACGATCTCGGGCACGTTCACCGCGCCGACCTCGCGGATCACCTCGCGCACCGCCGCCAGCTGCTCCTCCGGCGCCGGGTGCGAACCGTCCACGATGTGCAGGATCAGGTCGGAGTCCCCGACCTCCTCCATCGTGGAGCGGAACGCCTCGACCAGGTGGTGGGGCAGGTGCCGGACGAAGCCGACCGTGTCGGCCAGGGTGTAGACCCGGCCGCTCGGCGTCTCGGCCCGGCGCACGGTCGGGTCGAGGGTGGCGAACAGCGCGTTCTCCACCAGCACGCCCGCGCCCGTGAGGCGGTTGAGCAGCGAGGACTTGCCGGCGTTGGTGTAACCGGCGATGGCGACCGAGGGCACCTTGTTGCGGCGCCGTTCCTGCCGCTTGATGTCACGGCCGGTCTTCATCTCCGCGATCTCCCGGCGCATCTTCGCCATCTTCTCGCGGATCCGTCGCCGGTCGGTCTCGATCTTGGTCTCACCGGGGCCTCGCGTGGCCATGCCGCCACCGCCGCCGCCACCCATCTGGCGGGACAGCGAGGCACCCCAGCCGCGCAGTCGCGGCAGCATGTACTGCATCTGCGCGAGTGCGACCTGCGCCTTGCCCTCTCGGGACTTGGCGTGCTGGGCGAAGATGTCGAGGATCAGCGCGGTCCGGTCGACCACCTTCACCTTGACGACGTCTTCGAGGGCGATGAGCTGGCCGGGGCTGAGCTCACCGTCGCACACGACGGTGTCGGCGCCGCTCTCCATGACGATGTCACGCAGCTCGCGCGCCTTGCCCGACCCGATGAAGGTGGCGGGGTCCGGCTTGTCACGGCGCTGGATGACACCGTCGAGTACGAGGGCACCCGCCGTCTCCGCGAGGGCGGCGAGCTCCGCGAGGGAGTTCTCCGCGTCGTTCACCGTGCCGGAGGTCCAGACACCGACGAGAACGACGCGCTCCAGGCGCAGCTGCCGGTACTCGACCTCGGTGACGTCTTCGAGCTCGGTGGAGAGGCCGGCCACGCGGCGCAGGGCCGCGCGCTCGGAGCGTTCGAACTGCTCGCCGTCCCGGTCTCCGTCGACCTCGTGGCTCCAGGCGACGTCCTCTTCCATCAGGGCATCGGCCCGAAGGCTCTCGGTGAAGCTCTGCGAGTCCCGCACGTCCTGTGCGTCCCGCGCGTCCTGGGAAGGGGAAGAAGAGGAGGTCATTGGATCCTTACGTCGATTCGAATAGCAGTGTCACGTTAACTGTCACGTCCAACGTGTCACACGGCCGGGGGATTCCCCACGCGGCCCCGTCGATGGTGACATGCCCGTTCCTCGGCGGTCACACCCTTTATCGGGTGCTCCCGTCCGCCGCGGCCTTGCCGGAGGCCGGATCCGCCGCGGCCCTGCCGGAGGCCGCCTTGCCACTCCACTCCGGGTGACCGGGCATCGGCGGGGTCGTGGCCCCGTACAGCCAGGGCTCCAGGAAGGCCGTGAGGTCGCGGCCCGCCTCCTGCGAGGCCAGGCGTACGAAGTCGGCCGTCCCCGCGATCCCGTCCCGGTTCTCCGTGACCCAGCGCCGCTCGGTCTTCTCGAAGGCCTCGGTGCCGATCTCCTGCCGCAGGGCGTAGAGGATCAGTGCGGACCCGTCGTAGACCACCGGCCGGAACAGCCCGATCTTCTCGCCCGGTGCGGCCGCCTTCGGGGCGGCCGGCGGACCGCCCGCAGCCCGCCACTGGTCGGAGCGCTGGTACGCCTCGTGCATGCGCCGCTCCAGGGAGTACTTGCCGAGGCCGTCCGCGTACAGGGCCTCGTACCAGGTGGCGTGTCCCTCGTTGAGCCACAGGTCGGACCAGGTCCGCGGGGTGACGCTGTCGCCGAACCACTGGTGGGCGAGCTCGTGGACCATCACGGACTCGACGTACCACTCGGGGTAGCCCTCGCCCGCGAACAGGTTGCTCTCGAAGAGCGAGAGGGTCTGCGTCTCCAGCTCGAAGCCGGTCGTGGCCCGTGCGATCAGCACCCCGTAGTTCTCGAAGGGGTAGCGGCCGACCCGCTCCTCCATCCACTCGATGTGGCCCGCGGTCTTCTTGAGCCAGGGGTCCAGCCGCTTCCGGTCCTGGGCGGGCACCACGTCGCGCAGCGGCAGCCCGTGCGGTCCGGTGCCGTGCACGACCTCGGAGCGGCCCACCGAGACCTGGGCCAGCTCGGTGGCCATCGGGTGCCGGGTCCGGTAGGTCCAGGTCGTCGTGGGGCCGAGCCGCACGGCGGGGGCCACCGGTTCCCCGTTGGCGACGGCCGTGAGGCCGGCCGGGGCGGTGATCCGGAAGGTGAAGATCGCCTTGTCGGCGGGGTGGTCGTTGCAGGGGAAGACGCGGTGGGCGGCGTCCGCCTGGTTGGCCATGGCCAGGCCGTCCTCCGTGGGCACCCAGCCGCCGTCGCCGCGGCCGCGCGGATCGCTGGTGTGCCGGATGGTGATGTGCAGCGGCATGTTGTCCGCCACCGGGCGCGCGGGCGTGAGGACCAGGTCCTCCGCCACGCTCTCGAACCGCGCCGGCTCCCCGTTGACCTCGGCGGACGCCACCTTGCCGTGGGTGAAGTCCAGATTGATGTGCTCCAGCCGCTCCAGGGCGCGGGCGTCGATGACGGTGACCGCGTCGAGCGGGCTCAGGTTGTCCTTGTAGGCGAAGGACAGGTCGTACGAGAGCACGTCGTACCCGGGGTTCCCGAGCTCCGGGAAGAGCCGGTCGCCGATGCCCAGCGGCTTCGGCGGGGGCAGGACGGCGGCGACGAGGGTGAGGGAGGCCGCGGCGAGCAGGGTGGCGCGCAGGCGCGGGGAGGAGAGCTGCATCCACCACCGCTTACCAGCGCCCGCCGCACGGCCGCGTACGACGCGCGACGAGTCCACCCGAACGGGGCCTTCCGGAGTCGTTCCGGCCTACGTCCGCACCGGCCTATGTCCGCACCGGCTTGTGTCCGCACCCGCGCCCGGCCTAGACCCGGCTGACGTCGTACACCCCCGGTACGTCCCGCATCGCCCGCATCAGCGCGGGCAGCCCGGCCGCGTCCGGCAGCTGCAGGGTGTAGCTGTGCCGGACCCGCTGCTCGACCGGCGGTTCCACGGTCGCGGAGACCACCTCGACCCCCTCGCGGGCGATCGCCTCGGTCAGATCGGCCAGCAGATGCGGGCGGCCGAACGATTCAGCGAGCAGGGTGACCCGGACGTCCGCCGTGGCCCGCCAGTGCACGGCGACGGAGGTACGCCCCACCGCCCGCATCTGTGCCACCGCCGCGCAGTGGACGCGGTGCACGGTGACGGCCCCGCCGCGAACCAGGAAGCCGGCGACGGCGTCCGGCGGCACCGGGGTGCAGCATCCCGCCAGTCGCACGGTGGCGTCCGGCAGATCGGCGACCGCGTTGCCCCCGCCGCCGCGGGCCCCGACCACCGACAGCGGCGCCCGGGCGGCCGAGGTCGTGGCCATGGCCCGGTCGGGGTGGGCTTCGAGCCAGCTGCTGATGGCGATCCGGGCCGCGGGGGTCCGCGCGTGGTCCAGCCACTCGGCGGCGGGTCCGGAGGAGGCGTCCTGGGCGAGCAGCAGCTGGACGGTGTCCCCGTCGGACAGCGGGGAGGACAGGGAGGTCAGGCGCCCGTTGACGCGGGCGCCGATACAGCCGTGGGCCGCCTCGCCGTGCTGCGCGTAGGCGGCGTCGATACAGCTGGCCCCGGCCGGCAGGCTGATGGTGCCGGTGGCGCTGCCGTCCTCCCGGAACACGGTGATCTCCCGGTCCTGGGCCAGCTCCGCCCGGAGCACGGTCCAGAAGGTGTCGGGATCGGGCGCGGACTGCTGCCAGTCGAGCAGCCGGGACAGCCAGCCGGGCCGCGTGGGGTCCACACGCTCCTCGTCCGGGTCGGTGGCGGCGTCGGGGGTCGCGGTGGCGTAGGGATTGCCGAGGGCGACCACACCGGCCTCGGCGACACGGTGCATCTGCCGGGTCCGCACGATGACCTCGGCCACGTAGCCCTCGGGGGTGGCGACGGCGGTGTGCAGCGACTGGTAGAGATTGAACTTCGGGGCGGCGATGAAGTCCTTGAACTCCGAGACGACCGGGGTGAAGCAGGTGTGCATCTCGCCGAGCACGGCGTAACAGTCGGCGTTCTCACCGACGAGGACGAGGATGCGGCCGAAGTCGGAGCCGCGCAGTTCGCCGCGGGTGCGGGCGATGCGGTGTACGGAAACGAAGTGCCGGGGCCGGACCTGTACTTCGGCGGCGATGCCTGCATCGCGCAGGACGCCGCGTACGGAGTCGGCGATGGCGGGCAGCGGGTCGCGTTCCCCGGCGTGGGCGGCGATGAGCGCGCGGGTGGTCTCGTACTCCTCGGGGTGCAGGATCGCGAAGACGAGGTCTTCCAGCTCGGTCTTGAGGGCCTGCACGCCGAGCCGTTCGGCCAGCGGGATGAGGACGTCGCGGGTGACCTTGGCGATGCGGGCCTGCTTCTCGGGGCGCATCACGCCCAGGGTGCGCATGTTGTGCAGCCGGTCGGCGAGTTTGATGGACATGACGCGGACGTCGTTGCCGGTGGCGACGAGCATCTTGCGGAAGGTCTCGGGTTCGGCGGCGGCGCCGTAGTCGATCTTCTCCACCTTGGTGACGCCGTCGACGATGAAGCACACCTCGTCGCCGAACTCCGCCCGGACCTGATCGAGGGTCACGTCGGTGTCCTCGACGGTGTCGTGGAGCAGAGAGGCCGTCAAGGTGGTTGTCTCGGCGCCGAGTTCGGCGAGGATCAGAGTGACGGCGAGTGGATGTGTGATGTACGGCTCACCACTTTTTCGCATCTGACCCCGGTGCGAGGTCTCCGCGAGGAGATACGCGCGGCGCAGAATGGACAAATCGGCGTCCGGGTGGTGGGCGCGGTGTGCCTCGGCCACGTGGCCGATCGCGTCCGGAAGCCGGTCTCGCGACGTCGGCCCGAGCAGGGCCGCGCGCCCGAGCCGGCGCAGATCGAGCCTGGTCCGCCCCCGTCTGCGGAGCTCAGGGCGCGCTTCGGGGTGTGCTTCGGGGTTCGTGGCCTCTGCACTCATGGGCACCTCCGGCGGCTTCGACCGGCGGTGGTGGGCATGGGGTGAGCCCTCAGGGCCGGTGCCTGATATTACCGACCCCACCACGTGGCGCAGTCCACCTCTCGCTCAGCGTGAAACGGATCACCCGTTAGAGGGAAGCTTCAGCCGAAAGCCGTTTCGGTGAGCCAGGTCCCGTCGAACTCCCCCGCAGCCACGATCACGGCCGGTCCGGTCATGTCGATCTGCCCGTCGGGGTGTTCGGTGATGATCAGGGTTCCGCCGGGAAGGTCGACGGTGTACGCGACCGGTTCGCCGGTGGCGGCCGGGTCGGCGCCGTCGCGGCGGATGGCGGCCACGGCGACGGCGCAGGCACCGGTGCCGCAGGAGCGGGTCTCGCCGGAGCCGCGCTCGTGGACGCGCATGGCGACGTGCCGGGGGCCACGGTCGACGACGAACTCGACGTTGACCCCGGCGGGGTAGGCGGAAGCCGGGGTGAACGCAGGGGCGGTGTAGAGGTTCCCGGCGTGATCGAGGCTCTCGACGAAGGCCACCGCGTGGGGGTTCCCCATGTTCACGTTCCGCGCGGTCCAGCTCCGGGCGTCGACGCTGACCGTGACCTCACCCTCGGGCAGCTCGGCGCGGCCCATGGAGACGGTGACGTCGCCCCCCTTGTCGAGGTGCACGCGCTTGACGCCGCCGCGCGTGGCGACGGCGAGGTCGCCGGGCTCGACGTGTCCGGCGTACTGGAGGTAGCGGGCGAAGACGCGCACGCCGTTGCCGCACATCTCGGCGATGGAGCCGTCGCTGTTGCGGTAGTCCATGAACCACTCCGCCTCCTCCGCCAGGTGCGCGGCCTCGGGGTGCGCGGCGGACCGGACGACGTGCAGGACGCCGTCCGCGCCGATCCCGGCGCGCCGGTCGCACAGCTTCGCGACGGCGGACGCGGGCAGCTCGATGGCGTTGTCCGGGTCCGGGACGATCACGAAGTCGTTCTCGGTGCCGTGGCCCTTGAGGAAGGAGAGGGTGGTGTGCGTCACCGGCCCATGGTACCGAGCCCCAGCTCAGGGGTGCCGGACCGTCCGAGGGGCGGAACCGGCCGGGAAGGCGGAACCGGCCGGGAGGCGGTCAGCGGAGCCGGGCGACCCGGTACACGGCGAGACCTACGACGGCCAGCGCGACGACGGCGTACAGCGCGGCCATGCGCCAGTCCGGGCGGCGGCCGCTCCCCCGGGCCGGGAGACCGGGCCACGTGTAGCCGACCCGTCGGGCGGCCATCATTCCCCAGCCTCCGGCGCAGCAGCTGATCAGGAAGCCGAGCATGGCGACCACCGCGCCGCCGTCGCCGAACTCGAAGGCGAGCGGGAAGGCGAACATCAGCGAGCCGGTGGCGGCGAGCATCGCGATCGGGGCGATCTGCCACAGGCGCAGGCGGCGCTGCGGGCGCAGTTCGACCTCGAACTCGGGTCCGGCCGCGGCCTCCGCCTCGGCGGAGTCCGGGGTGTCCGGGCCGTCCGGGGTCAGTCGCGCCGGATCGGCGGGCAGTCCGAGCCCTGTGGGCCCGTCCGTCCCGTCCGTCCCGTCCAGAAGCATCGGATCCGCTTCCCTCCGGGTGTCGTCCTGCCCGGTGTCACGAGGGCCGGCCTCCATCGCCACGCGCCCTCCCCACTCGGACTCAGTACGCCGCCGTTCATCGCAGGTGATCGCACCCGCTGAAGTTTGATGATGGCACGCCCCCGGCCCCACTACTGGCGCGTGAGGCGTCCCGATGCCATCACGTGATCAGGCTGTGACCGCTCGTTCGACCAACGACTGCGCGAGTCCGGGGAGTTCCCCCCGGTCGGCGGCGGCCCCGCTGAGCCAGTGCACGCGCGGGTCGCGGCGGAACCAGGAGTCCTGCCGGCGGGCGAAGCGCTTGGTCGCCCGGACGGTCTCCGCCCGGGCCTCGTCCTCGGTGCATTCACCGGCGAGCGCGGCCAGTACCTGCTGGTAGCCGAGCGCCCTGGAGGCGGTGATTCCGTCGCGCAGCCCGCGGGCCTCCAGCGCGCGGACCTCGTCCACCAGCCCGGCCTCCCACATCCGGTCGACCCGCAGGGCGATCCGCTCGTCGAGCTCCGGGCGGGCCACGTCGACGCCGATCTGCACCGTGTCGTAGACGGAATCGTGGCCGGGCAGGTTGGCGGTGAAGGGGCGGCCGGTGATCTCGATCACTTCGAGCGCGCGGACGATGCGGCGGCCGTTGCTGGGCAGGATGGCCTGCGCGGCGGCCGGGTCGGCGGCGGCGAGGCGGGCGTGCAGGGCCCCGGGGCCACGGAGCGTGACCTCTTCCTCCAGGCGGGCCCGCACCTCGGGGTCGGTGCCGGGGAACTCCATGACGTCCAGGGCGCCGCGGACGTACAGGCCGGATCCGCCGACGAGGACGGGGGTGCGTCCCTCGGCGAGAAGTTTGTCGATCTCCAGGCGGGCCAGCCGCTGGTAGTCGGCGACGTTGGCGGTGTCGGTGACGTCCCAGATGTCGAGGAGGTGGTGCGGGACACCGCCGCGTTCCTCGGTCGTCAGTTTGGCGGTGCCGATGTCCATCCCCCGGTACAGCTGCATGGAGTCGGCGTTGACGACTTCGCCGTCGAAATGGCGGGCCAGGGCTACGCCCAGGTCGGACTTTCCTGCCGCGGTGGGACCTACGACGGCGATGACCCGCGGGGCGGGGGCTGCTTTCCTCACCGCACCAGTCTCGCAAACCCCACAGCATGTACCCGATCGAGTTACGTGACGGGGTGAGGCCGGGGTCGTTGCCCTGGCGAGGTTCCGGCCGGACATGCGCCCTGCGTACGCCCGGCGCAGGCCGGTCCGGTCGACGCGGAACTTCACTCACACGAGTAACGTTACGGGAGTAGACATGGGCGTTTTTGATCGGTTTTTTCGCCGTAAGGACGAGGTTGTGACCGCGGAGGTCACGGCGGAGGACCTGACGGCGGAGTCCGGTGCGGCCGAGGAGGCCGAGCCTGTTGCCGAGAAGTCTCCGGAGGCGGGAGTCGTGGAGATTCCGAAGCAGCTGGCGGCCCCGGTGGCCGCGGACAGCGAGACCGGCGAGGGCGCCCGCACCTAGCGACCGCCGACGGAAGGTGACCCATGGGCCTGCTGGACAATCTGAAGGCCAAGCTCGGTCCGGCGAAGGACAAGGTCGGCGATCTCGCCCTGCAGCACGAGGGCAGGATCGGCGAGAGTCTGGAGAAGGTGGCCAAGGCCGTGGACTCCAAGACCAAGGGCAAGTACAGCGGCCAGATCACGAGCGGGACGGGCAAGGCGAAGGACGCCCTGGGGAAGATCGCGCACAAGGACGCTCCCGGCGGGCCGACACCGCCGACCGCCTCCTGACGCGGTCCGGGAAAGGGGCGCGGGACCGGCAGCAGCCGGTCCCGCGCCCCTTCGCCGTTCCAGGAACCCTGCGGCCGCCGTGCGCGGCTAGGACCAGGCGGCGACGAAGTACCCCACGCCGTACGGTGCGTCCTCGTACAGCAGGCGCCCTTCCAGCTCCGCGCCCTCGGCGGCGCCGGCCAGCACCTGCCAGGGGGCCCGTCCGGCGGCCTGGAGCTCGGCCGCGAGAGCGGCGTCGATCCCGGCCAGCGCGGCCACGTCGGCGGCGCCCAGCGCGCGGGCGGCGGCGGCGTCGAAGGCGGCGGCCCGCTCGTCGAGGTAGCCGGGGGCCTTGAGGGTGCGGCAGGCACTGCCGTCCCCCAGGACCAGCATGGCCACGCGTTCGGCGGAACCGCCCAGGTCCGCTCCGAGCAGGCCGCAGCCGCTCGGAGCGAGGTCCGCGGCGACGGCCACTCCGGCGACCGGGGCGGCCGCCCAGCGGGCCTGGCCGAGCAGCCAGCCGGCCACGGCGAGGGAAGCCGGGAGGGTGGTCCCGGTGGCGTGGCCGCTCGGCGGTTCGCCCAGGTCGGGGCCCAGGGTGACGGTGAGGTCCACCCCGAAGCCGGCGAAGCCGCCGGGCGTGCCCTGGTCGTACGCGCCGCCCTCGGCGGCGGCCCCGACCACGACCAGCAGGTCGGGCCGGGACGCGGCGAGCACCGCCAGCGCGTCGGAGCAGGCGGTGCGGGCGTCGCCGAGTTCGGCGG
Proteins encoded in this window:
- a CDS encoding gliding motility protein, whose product is MTAEVTAEDLTAESGAAEEAEPVAEKSPEAGVVEIPKQLAAPVAADSETGEGART
- a CDS encoding antitoxin; translated protein: MGLLDNLKAKLGPAKDKVGDLALQHEGRIGESLEKVAKAVDSKTKGKYSGQITSGTGKAKDALGKIAHKDAPGGPTPPTAS